The genomic region GCAGGTGCCGCTCAGCGGTGCCTGCTTTTCTTTTTGATTATTCCAAGTACGATTACTCCAAGCAGTACCGCGAACCAGAGGGTGGCGAAGCGCATGATCAGGGTGGTTACCGCGGCGTCGGGTTCTGACATCGCGCCCGTTAGTATGGCTCCTATGGTTATTTCGGTAAGGCCGAGGCCGCCTGGTATCATTGAGACAGCTCCGGCGATGGTTCCCGCCGAGTGAGCGAGCAGGGCAAGGCCAACCGGAAGCGCCGGCTCGATTCCAAGTGATATGGCTACAAGGCACAGCACAAGGGCCTCAGCGCCCCATGACAGGATTCCAAGCGGAACAGAAATTAAAAGACTTTTGATATCAAGGAGTGATGAGCAGTTTTTGTGGAATTGTTCGAAGTTCTCGCGGTGCTTCTCAACCGGTTTTATCCTGCAGAGGATATTGGTGAGGAATCCGAATGCTTTCTCCCAGAGCAGGAAAATCATTATCGCAAGGACGAAGACTATTCCTGCGGCTACCGCTATCATCGCTCCTTTGTGCTGAACAAGAAGAAGCCCGATGATGGCGATGAATATCATGCTTATCAGGTCGGTTATCCGTTCCGCTACAACAACCGGTGATGTTTTAGAGACCGGAATGTTCCTGCGGTCCCTCAGAAGGTAACACTTCAGGAGTTCGCCGAGTTTACCGGGCGATACTGTCATCGAAAAACCAGCAATGAAAACCGAAAGGCTTTCCTTCCACGGGATATGCACGTTTACTTTTCCCAGGAAATAGTGCCACTTGAAGAATCTCAGCAGGTAGTTAAGTAACGAAAGCGACAGGAAAAGGGGTATCCAGTAAAGGGCAATACCGGATATGGCATCGCCAACTGCCTTTGCGTCGGAGAGGAATACAATAGCCGTGTATACAGCTATAGCCAGGATGAGTGACCAAATCGTTTTTTTCAAGGAATCACTTCTCCGTGGAAGGGCTGACTTTCTTTATCATGAGCTTCAGTTCCTGAGCAAGCCTGTCCATGCCCGGAATGTCCTCAATGAGCTTGAGGGCTTTTGTGGCAAGCTTCGATGATTCGTCCTTCTCTCCCTGCATGGCGCATGCCCTTGAGGCAAGGGCCAGGGCGTTGGCCCTGCTGCTGTTCAGTATGATGCTTCCCGCCGGGATGAGTTCGTACGCTGTCATCGCCTGGACTCTTGCCTCAACGGGTTTCTTCTTCTTTAGGTAGAGCATGGCGAGGTTTGCATGGATGCCGCTTCTGGCCGAACCGTCCCTCAGTTCGAGGGCTTCAGTTAGAAGCTCTTCAGCTTCATCGAGCCGCTCGCCCTGTTCGATGAGCATACCAGCTATGTTCATGTTCATTGTTGGCTTAAGGGAATCATCGCGGCTCAGAGCTTCTCTGTACAGTTCTTCGGCCCTTTTATGATCTTTCCTGCCACCCGCGACATAACCGAGCTGCGCAAGGGCCATGCCACTGTCGTCTCCCTTTTCAATCGCCTGTTTGATAATCAATTCTGCTTCATCGTACTGACCGGCTTTGATATAAAAATAAACCAGCGCATTGGTCAGGGGGTCTGAAACATCCTTCTTTTTCATATTCCTCTTCAGGAAATCGAGCATATCGTCTGTTTTTCCAACTGCCGCGAGTTTGGCGGCTTTTCTAAGCTGGATCTGTTTCCAGGCGCGTGATCGGACGAGGCGCCATGCCAGAAATAGAACGAGCATAATGAGGAAAGCTATTATGGTAAACCAGATAGGTGGCATCAGTTTTCTCCGTTATTAGTGTAATTCATATCAAATTCCGTGAAATCGGGAAGTGTCGTGTCCGGCAGGAATGCTCCGTCTGAATAATCATGAAGAGTACAGTAGTGTTGCGGGGCGGTTCCCTTCCAGAACTCCTCCTGCCTGGCGTATTCTCCACATGATGCGAGGGCGAGTTTACCTGTAATGGTGCAGATGGTCGCGGTTTCAACGGAATTATCGGGAGGGCCCGGAAATGCTACCGTCGAATCAACCGGTATATCCCTGAGAGCATCCCTCATGAAACTGTTCCATACAGGAAGAGCAATACTGCTTCCCGATTGCCCCCTGCCGTTCTGCAGCCTCATTCTTATAACATGATTATCGTATCCTATCCATACGCTGGTAACAATATCAGGTGTGAACCCAACGAACCAGGCGTCCGCGTAATCACTTGTGGTTCCTGTTTTCCCGGCGGCTCTCCTTCCCGAGAAGGGGCCTCCCCAGTACCATCTGCTTCCAGCAGCTGTGCCTTCGCGTACAACCGACTGCAGAATGGAATTTATAAGATATGCTCCTGTCTCGGACAGTACCCTCCTTCCGGAGGAAGGGGTCTGGTTGTCTTCAAGAATGTTGCCGTATCTGTCTTCAACTCTGAGGATGGCTACAGCATCCCTTCCCAGGCCTCCCGTGGCGAAAGGAATATATGCCTGAGCCATCTCAAGGGGGCTGACCATACAGCTGCCAAGTGAAAGCGAATGGACTATCGGGACCCTCGAGGTCAGCCCCATTGCCCTTGCTCTCGCGGCAACGGCTTCAACACCAACCGCCATACCGAGACGAACGGCGGAAACGTTGAAGGAACGGGCAAGAGCCGTTCTGAGCGTGACCATGCCGTGGAATGTATGATCGTAATTCCTGGGGCGCCAGGAACCTGGTGACATATCCACAACAACAGGCTGATCAAGGATAATGCTGCCGGGGGACCAACCCTGTTCTATAGCCTCGGCATAGACAAAAGGTTTGAAGGAACTGCCGGGCTGCCTGCGGGCCTGAACAGCTCGGTTGAATTCACTGTCCAGGAAATCCCGTCCTCCAACCATGGCTTTAATGAATCCTGTAGTGGGATCCAGCGCTACAATGGCTCCCTGTATGTAGCCGGGAGCTCCCGAAGTTGTATCCCGCACAGCTTGCCAGTGAGCGTAGGAGCTTTCATATCTGAGCCTTTCAGAATTGCTGACAAACTCACCCGTCTCGGAATCCCAGACAGGTTCCTTCTCTGTAAGAATGCTGTCCAACGCGTGTTCAGCCTTAACCTGCATATCCGGATCGAGGGTTGTGTATACGGTAAGGCCCTGTTCGTAAACGGCTGCCCAGCCGTACCTGTTCACCAGGTATTTCCGGACGTACTCCGAGAAATAATTCCATTCCTGCTCGATCTCGGGACGGTGAATTTCCACGAACAGGGGAGTATCTATGGCTTCTTCCGCCTGCCTTTCGGTAATGTACCCTTCGTTGGCCATCACCTGGAGTGCTACGTTCCTCTGGATCATACACCTTTCAGGATTCTGCAGAGGGTTGAAACCGCTCGGATTCTTAACCATTCTCACGAGCATCGCCGATTCGGCAAGGGAAAGCTCCGCGGCTGTTGTACCGTTGAAATATGTTCTGGCAGCTGCCTCAATACCGTGAGCGCCTGAACCAAAATAGATCTGATTCAGATACATCTCAAGGATCTCACCCTTATCGAACTGCCGTTCGATTTCCATAGCGATAAAAGCTTCCTGGATTTTTCTCTGAATGGTTTGATCGGGCACCAGGAAAAGCCCCTTCGCGAGCTGCTGTGTAATTGTACTAGCTCCGTGCCTTTCACCGGTTCTTATATCGTGTAATGCCGCTCTTGCTATACCTCTGTAGCTTACCCCGTTGTGTTCGTAGAAAGTTCTGTCTTCGGTAGCGATGAAGCCATTGATTACCCAGGGCGAGACTTCTTCCAGCGTAACGGGGTACCTGTTTTCAACGCAGGCCGTGGCCATAAGAGTACCCCTGCTGTCGTATATCTGGGTTGCGGATGCAGGTTCATGACCCCGAAGACCGGCGACAAGTAAATTGCCTCTGGCTTCACTGAAAGCTGAACTGCAGTTTCCGTAAACACTGTAGGCAAATCCAATGCTGAAAAACAGCCCTGTAATACCTGCCAGAGAAAGCCAGTAAAGAACTACAATTACCTTTTTCTTCATCAGATCTGTTCCCCAGTCAGGGATGTATCTTCATCCATGGTTCGAATCCTTCTGAATAGCGGGGCTCCCTCATCGGAATAACCGAGGAAATATTCGTACCCGCCCTCAACTCCGGTAAAGGTCACTTCGCGACAGCCCCGCCTCCCCGAAGGCTGGGAGATGAAATCAGCGTGGTAATCGCTCTCGTAATTCTCATAGGTTCTCCATACGAGCCTGTAGCCTGAGAGTGTACCTTCAAACATGTAGAGATTACCTGCCCAGTAAATCACTCTTTCAGGATCGTTATCTCCGTTTAGCTCTACTGCCAGAGCCCTCCAGACTGCAACTCCAATATCGTTGTCCATCTTCTGCTCGAGCTGATGAGGATCGAGATCAATCTCCATCTGAGCCAGCGGCTCATTGGAACCGGAAGTCAGCATTACAGGATA from Candidatus Aegiribacteria sp. harbors:
- a CDS encoding tetratricopeptide repeat protein codes for the protein MPPIWFTIIAFLIMLVLFLAWRLVRSRAWKQIQLRKAAKLAAVGKTDDMLDFLKRNMKKKDVSDPLTNALVYFYIKAGQYDEAELIIKQAIEKGDDSGMALAQLGYVAGGRKDHKRAEELYREALSRDDSLKPTMNMNIAGMLIEQGERLDEAEELLTEALELRDGSARSGIHANLAMLYLKKKKPVEARVQAMTAYELIPAGSIILNSSRANALALASRACAMQGEKDESSKLATKALKLIEDIPGMDRLAQELKLMIKKVSPSTEK
- a CDS encoding flippase-like domain-containing protein, giving the protein MKKTIWSLILAIAVYTAIVFLSDAKAVGDAISGIALYWIPLFLSLSLLNYLLRFFKWHYFLGKVNVHIPWKESLSVFIAGFSMTVSPGKLGELLKCYLLRDRRNIPVSKTSPVVVAERITDLISMIFIAIIGLLLVQHKGAMIAVAAGIVFVLAIMIFLLWEKAFGFLTNILCRIKPVEKHRENFEQFHKNCSSLLDIKSLLISVPLGILSWGAEALVLCLVAISLGIEPALPVGLALLAHSAGTIAGAVSMIPGGLGLTEITIGAILTGAMSEPDAAVTTLIMRFATLWFAVLLGVIVLGIIKKKSRHR
- a CDS encoding PBP1A family penicillin-binding protein, yielding MKKKVIVVLYWLSLAGITGLFFSIGFAYSVYGNCSSAFSEARGNLLVAGLRGHEPASATQIYDSRGTLMATACVENRYPVTLEEVSPWVINGFIATEDRTFYEHNGVSYRGIARAALHDIRTGERHGASTITQQLAKGLFLVPDQTIQRKIQEAFIAMEIERQFDKGEILEMYLNQIYFGSGAHGIEAAARTYFNGTTAAELSLAESAMLVRMVKNPSGFNPLQNPERCMIQRNVALQVMANEGYITERQAEEAIDTPLFVEIHRPEIEQEWNYFSEYVRKYLVNRYGWAAVYEQGLTVYTTLDPDMQVKAEHALDSILTEKEPVWDSETGEFVSNSERLRYESSYAHWQAVRDTTSGAPGYIQGAIVALDPTTGFIKAMVGGRDFLDSEFNRAVQARRQPGSSFKPFVYAEAIEQGWSPGSIILDQPVVVDMSPGSWRPRNYDHTFHGMVTLRTALARSFNVSAVRLGMAVGVEAVAARARAMGLTSRVPIVHSLSLGSCMVSPLEMAQAYIPFATGGLGRDAVAILRVEDRYGNILEDNQTPSSGRRVLSETGAYLINSILQSVVREGTAAGSRWYWGGPFSGRRAAGKTGTTSDYADAWFVGFTPDIVTSVWIGYDNHVIRMRLQNGRGQSGSSIALPVWNSFMRDALRDIPVDSTVAFPGPPDNSVETATICTITGKLALASCGEYARQEEFWKGTAPQHYCTLHDYSDGAFLPDTTLPDFTEFDMNYTNNGEN